The Methylomicrobium agile genome has a segment encoding these proteins:
- a CDS encoding MFS transporter encodes MTSPDRTDPAAAEPLSRRTMMLYALPHLTDAVMTLPMALFIPAFYAGEMGLPLAGVGAMISVSRIFDVLTDPVIGTISDRWHSRWGRRKPWLAVGTPVIMIATWMLFVPLQNASLLYLMVWASLLSIGYSIFDLPYKAWGAELSTGYRERSRIAAWREGFGATGQCLFLAVLAAMGLAGHQGGSGEMRAIALMVILSLPPLVAVTLWRVPEPPSEKLTGEILIGWPALLSVCKNRAFLRTAIAIVLFGAGLMIQASLHKLVLKHVIGRPELFAPLILGETVASLAAMPLWLRLSDRIGKHRAVTLAALWVGLWSLPFPWVGAGDIAFYGTLIMLRGSSFAAIFFLSNSIAADVIDQDTLDTGKQRTGLFFALWGMAIKLAVALGVMMGTGFPALFGFTPNAASHSPASISALMHIYGWLPALIMLLAFPLLWNFPIDEVRHRELRAQIEARRNS; translated from the coding sequence TTGACGAGCCCCGACCGCACCGATCCGGCCGCCGCCGAGCCTTTGTCCCGACGGACAATGATGCTGTACGCCTTGCCGCATCTGACCGATGCGGTGATGACCCTGCCGATGGCGTTGTTCATCCCGGCCTTTTATGCCGGCGAAATGGGGCTGCCTTTGGCCGGCGTCGGCGCGATGATCTCCGTTTCGCGCATCTTCGACGTGCTGACCGATCCCGTGATCGGAACGATCAGCGACCGCTGGCACAGCCGCTGGGGCCGGCGCAAGCCCTGGCTGGCGGTCGGCACGCCGGTCATCATGATCGCCACCTGGATGCTGTTCGTTCCGCTGCAAAACGCCTCGCTGCTCTACCTGATGGTCTGGGCGAGCCTGCTGTCGATCGGCTATTCGATCTTCGACCTGCCTTACAAGGCCTGGGGGGCCGAACTGTCGACCGGCTACCGGGAGCGTTCCCGGATCGCCGCCTGGCGCGAAGGCTTCGGCGCCACCGGCCAATGTCTGTTTCTCGCCGTGCTGGCCGCGATGGGGCTGGCGGGACATCAAGGCGGCAGCGGCGAAATGCGCGCCATCGCGCTGATGGTGATCCTGTCTCTGCCGCCCTTGGTCGCGGTCACGCTCTGGCGGGTGCCGGAACCGCCGTCCGAAAAATTGACCGGGGAAATTTTGATCGGCTGGCCAGCGCTGCTTTCCGTGTGCAAAAACAGGGCATTTCTCCGCACCGCGATCGCGATCGTACTGTTCGGGGCCGGCCTGATGATCCAGGCAAGCCTGCATAAACTGGTATTGAAACACGTGATCGGCCGGCCCGAACTGTTCGCGCCGCTGATTCTCGGCGAAACGGTCGCCTCGCTGGCCGCGATGCCGCTGTGGCTGCGGCTTTCGGACCGGATCGGCAAGCACCGGGCGGTCACTCTCGCGGCGCTCTGGGTCGGACTCTGGAGCCTGCCCTTTCCCTGGGTCGGCGCCGGCGACATCGCATTCTACGGCACCCTGATCATGCTGCGCGGCAGCAGTTTCGCAGCCATTTTCTTCCTGTCCAATTCGATCGCCGCCGACGTGATCGATCAGGACACGCTGGACACCGGCAAGCAACGCACCGGCCTGTTTTTCGCGCTCTGGGGCATGGCGATCAAGCTGGCCGTGGCGCTCGGCGTGATGATGGGCACCGGCTTTCCGGCCTTATTCGGTTTCACCCCGAATGCCGCAAGCCACAGCCCGGCGTCGATCTCGGCGCTAATGCACATCTACGGCTGGCTGCCCGCCTTGATCATGCTGCTCGCTTTCCCGCTGCTCTGGAATTTCCCGATCGACGAGGTCCGCCACCGGGAACTGCGCGCCCAGATCGAGGCCAGGCGGAATTCCTAA
- a CDS encoding GntR family transcriptional regulator, with protein sequence MTSYIVTTLVTSTSNFSHPTPGPLYARIRDELRTMIVNGTYQPHQRLPSESDLIKRYGVSRITVRQALGELEKEGLLFKIAGKGMFVSKPKPFQDLARLQGFAEAMSRQGYEVYNRVVGLDFAAGNGTADSDEPRQRLDLAEPERIAELKRVRYLNREPVSYDVSYMSATLGERLAKEDLPGRDFFLIFENQYGIALGFADLAIDAILADSEIAELLQIAKGTPILRVERLTHSRDGQPLTFEYLYCRADNFQFRLRIAR encoded by the coding sequence ATGACGAGTTATATCGTGACAACACTTGTGACATCCACTTCGAATTTTTCTCACCCGACACCGGGCCCATTGTATGCCCGTATCCGGGATGAACTCCGTACCATGATCGTCAACGGCACTTACCAGCCGCATCAACGCTTACCGTCGGAGAGCGACTTGATCAAACGTTATGGCGTTAGCCGGATCACCGTGCGCCAGGCATTGGGGGAGTTGGAGAAAGAAGGTTTGCTGTTCAAGATTGCCGGCAAAGGCATGTTCGTTTCCAAGCCCAAACCTTTTCAAGACTTGGCGCGCTTGCAGGGTTTTGCCGAGGCGATGTCCAGGCAGGGTTATGAAGTGTACAACCGTGTGGTCGGGCTTGATTTTGCCGCCGGCAACGGCACGGCCGACTCGGACGAGCCAAGGCAGCGGCTCGATCTGGCGGAGCCCGAACGTATCGCCGAATTGAAGCGCGTTCGTTATTTGAATCGCGAACCGGTTTCCTACGACGTCAGTTACATGAGCGCAACATTGGGCGAACGGCTGGCCAAGGAGGATTTGCCAGGCCGCGATTTTTTTCTGATTTTCGAAAATCAATACGGCATTGCGCTCGGTTTCGCCGATTTGGCGATCGACGCCATACTGGCCGATAGCGAAATTGCCGAATTGCTGCAAATAGCCAAAGGCACTCCGATATTGCGCGTGGAGCGCCTTACCCATAGCCGGGACGGGCAGCCTTTGACTTTCGAATATCTTTATTGCCGGGCGGATAACTTTCAGTTTCGTTTGCGGATTGCGCGCTGA
- a CDS encoding sulfonate ABC transporter substrate-binding protein has translation MTKKSFPTLNRLLQMTVILVAFMNDNAFADGEAWPKEITLGYQKYGPLIILKSTGELEKRLQDKGVSVKWAEFQFGPPMLEALNANKLDFAVTGETPPVFAQAAKGSPLVYVANEPASPQGEGLVVKADSEIKSVVDLKGKKIATAKGSNAHYFLIQALAKAGLTLNDIEVAYLAPADARAALERGDVAAWSIWDYFYAAAEVQLATRTLTDGTGIVNNHAFYTSRREFVEKYPELIEIVLEAVRKTDAWVKNNPAEAAEKLAVHVGVDANILEKALRRSSYGSAHLTAEVVAAQQKIADTLLDIKLLPKVIEVEDAVWQSKDK, from the coding sequence ATGACTAAAAAATCTTTTCCGACATTGAATCGTTTGCTGCAAATGACCGTTATTTTGGTGGCCTTCATGAACGATAACGCCTTTGCCGACGGCGAAGCCTGGCCGAAGGAAATCACTCTCGGCTATCAAAAATACGGTCCGCTGATCATTCTCAAATCGACCGGCGAGCTGGAAAAACGCCTGCAAGACAAAGGTGTCAGCGTCAAATGGGCGGAGTTTCAGTTCGGCCCGCCGATGCTGGAAGCCTTGAACGCCAACAAGCTGGATTTTGCCGTCACCGGCGAAACGCCGCCGGTGTTCGCCCAGGCCGCCAAAGGTTCTCCTCTGGTTTACGTCGCCAACGAACCGGCCTCGCCGCAGGGCGAAGGTTTGGTTGTGAAAGCGGATTCCGAGATCAAAAGCGTCGTTGATTTAAAAGGTAAAAAAATCGCGACCGCCAAAGGCTCGAACGCGCACTATTTCCTGATTCAAGCGTTGGCGAAGGCCGGTTTGACGCTGAACGACATCGAGGTGGCTTATCTGGCGCCGGCCGATGCCAGGGCCGCGCTCGAACGCGGTGATGTCGCCGCCTGGTCGATTTGGGATTACTTTTATGCCGCCGCCGAAGTGCAATTGGCTACGCGGACGTTGACCGACGGCACAGGCATCGTCAACAACCATGCGTTCTATACCTCAAGGCGTGAATTCGTCGAAAAATACCCCGAATTGATCGAAATCGTGCTTGAGGCAGTGCGCAAAACCGATGCCTGGGTCAAGAATAATCCCGCCGAAGCCGCCGAAAAACTGGCCGTTCATGTCGGCGTCGACGCCAACATTCTCGAAAAAGCCCTGCGCCGCAGCAGCTACGGATCCGCGCATCTGACAGCGGAAGTCGTTGCCGCCCAACAAAAAATTGCCGATACCTTGCTGGATATCAAGCTATTGCCCAAGGTCATCGAAGTCGAGGATGCGGTGTGGCAGTCCAAGGACAAATAA
- the ssuD gene encoding FMNH2-dependent alkanesulfonate monooxygenase, translating into MKIFWFLPTQGDGRYLGASKQARPADHPYLTQIARAVDELGYEGVLIPTGRTCEDAWIVASSLVALTQRLKFLVALRPGVLTPAGAARMTSTLDRFSGGRLLLNVVVGGDSAELAGDGIFQSHDDRYQYAEEFLHIWRELLAGRTVDFEGRHTRVEGGKLLFPPVQKPHPPLYFGGSSDAAHEFAAGEMDAYLSWGEPPAQVAEKIADVRRRAENKGRILKFGLRLHIIVRETDEEAWAAADDLIQYIDDEAIAKAQQAFKRSDSVGQRRMAELTRWGASRSREALEVSPNLWAGVGLVRGGAGTALVGSPETVAARLREYAELGIDNFVLSGYPHLEEAYRVAELLFPLLPVDSKKDNDNAVIYMSPVGDTGHVDVATPLAAVS; encoded by the coding sequence ATGAAAATTTTCTGGTTTTTACCCACCCAAGGCGATGGGCGTTATTTAGGCGCCAGCAAACAGGCGCGTCCGGCGGACCACCCGTATTTGACGCAAATAGCCCGCGCGGTCGACGAACTGGGTTACGAAGGCGTGCTGATTCCGACCGGCCGCACCTGCGAAGACGCCTGGATCGTCGCTTCCTCGCTGGTCGCGCTGACCCAACGTCTGAAATTCCTGGTCGCGCTGCGTCCGGGCGTGCTGACGCCGGCGGGCGCGGCGCGCATGACCTCGACCCTGGATCGATTTTCCGGCGGCCGCTTGTTGTTGAACGTGGTGGTCGGCGGCGATTCCGCTGAATTGGCCGGTGACGGCATATTCCAATCCCATGACGACCGTTACCAATATGCCGAGGAATTTCTGCACATCTGGCGGGAACTGCTGGCTGGCAGAACCGTGGACTTCGAAGGCCGGCACACGCGGGTCGAAGGCGGAAAACTGCTGTTTCCGCCGGTGCAAAAGCCGCATCCGCCTTTGTATTTCGGCGGCTCGTCGGACGCCGCGCACGAATTTGCCGCCGGCGAAATGGATGCCTATCTGAGCTGGGGCGAGCCGCCGGCGCAAGTGGCGGAAAAGATCGCCGATGTCCGCCGACGCGCGGAGAACAAAGGCAGAATCCTGAAATTCGGTTTGCGCCTGCATATCATCGTCCGGGAAACCGACGAAGAAGCCTGGGCCGCCGCCGACGATTTGATCCAATACATCGACGATGAAGCGATCGCCAAAGCCCAGCAAGCCTTCAAACGCTCCGATTCCGTGGGTCAACGCAGGATGGCGGAACTGACCCGATGGGGCGCGTCGAGAAGCCGCGAAGCCTTGGAAGTATCGCCCAACCTGTGGGCCGGCGTCGGCCTGGTGCGCGGTGGCGCCGGCACGGCGCTGGTCGGTTCGCCGGAAACCGTGGCGGCAAGGCTTCGGGAATACGCCGAGTTGGGCATCGACAATTTTGTGTTGTCCGGCTACCCGCATCTCGAAGAAGCCTATCGCGTCGCCGAATTGCTGTTTCCGCTGTTGCCGGTCGACAGCAAAAAAGACAACGACAACGCCGTGATTTACATGAGTCCGGTCGGCGATACCGGCCATGTCGATGTGGCAACCCCATTGGCGGCGGTATCGTGA
- a CDS encoding helix-turn-helix domain-containing protein produces MSVNDKIRLMREAKELTQEQVAEKLEMSKNGYGDIERGDSDIKLSKLAKLAEIFEVQLPELVDLSEKGALNVNFACKQNNKHLQSKVYIGSSNAELDKQQLIIELKDKELALLQREIENLKIQIAQLQKINALLEKDQGH; encoded by the coding sequence ATGTCGGTAAATGACAAAATAAGATTAATGCGGGAAGCTAAAGAGTTAACCCAAGAACAGGTAGCGGAAAAGCTAGAAATGTCTAAAAACGGCTATGGTGATATTGAGCGGGGCGACTCCGACATAAAATTATCGAAACTCGCAAAACTGGCTGAAATTTTTGAAGTGCAGTTGCCTGAATTAGTGGATCTCAGTGAAAAAGGGGCATTGAATGTAAACTTTGCTTGTAAGCAAAATAATAAGCACCTTCAAAGTAAAGTTTATATTGGCTCATCCAATGCCGAATTAGACAAGCAGCAATTGATTATTGAACTAAAAGACAAAGAACTTGCTCTCCTGCAACGTGAAATTGAAAACCTAAAAATCCAAATTGCCCAGTTGCAAAAAATCAATGCGCTGTTAGAGAAAGATCAGGGCCATTAG
- a CDS encoding IS5 family transposase — protein sequence MKQLGLSAPLFVKKPKQTRRQQFLQEMEQVVPWALWTRRIAPHYPMAGRGRRPFALATMLRIHLMQQWFGYSDPAMEEALHDMPLLREFAGLDAGEEAMPDETTILKFRRLLERHQLAQTLFDETAALLADKGLLLRQGTIVDATLIAAPPSTKNRDRKRDGEMSSTKKGNNYHFGMKAHIGVDAASGLVHTVEITTAKVADGVMTDALLHGDEQVVLGDRAYTRKDRNLAAERQEGEPVWAFPFKRRKGEELPAEQALCNRMLASLRSAVEHPFRIVKRQFGYTKVRYRGLFKNAQQLYLLFALGNLYHIRQALMPA from the coding sequence ATGAAACAACTCGGACTCAGTGCCCCGCTGTTCGTGAAGAAGCCGAAGCAGACCCGACGCCAACAATTCCTCCAGGAGATGGAACAGGTGGTACCGTGGGCGTTGTGGACGCGTCGGATTGCGCCGCACTATCCGATGGCGGGCCGAGGCCGGCGTCCCTTTGCTTTGGCGACGATGTTGCGTATCCACCTGATGCAGCAGTGGTTCGGCTATTCTGATCCGGCGATGGAGGAGGCCTTGCACGACATGCCCTTGTTGCGCGAATTTGCCGGGCTCGATGCCGGTGAAGAGGCGATGCCGGATGAGACGACGATCCTCAAGTTTCGGCGCCTGTTGGAACGCCATCAGTTGGCACAAACGCTGTTCGATGAAACGGCGGCATTGTTAGCCGACAAAGGCTTGTTGCTGCGGCAAGGGACGATCGTGGATGCCACCTTGATTGCCGCCCCGCCCTCGACCAAGAACCGCGATCGCAAACGGGATGGCGAGATGAGTTCCACCAAGAAAGGCAACAACTATCACTTTGGCATGAAAGCGCACATTGGGGTCGATGCCGCATCGGGGCTGGTGCACACCGTCGAGATCACTACTGCGAAAGTGGCGGACGGGGTGATGACCGATGCGTTGCTGCACGGCGATGAACAGGTCGTGCTGGGCGACCGGGCCTATACGCGCAAGGATCGCAATCTGGCGGCGGAACGTCAGGAAGGCGAGCCAGTCTGGGCTTTTCCGTTCAAGCGCCGGAAGGGCGAAGAGTTGCCGGCGGAGCAAGCCCTTTGCAACCGCATGTTGGCTTCGCTGCGGTCCGCGGTCGAACACCCGTTCCGGATCGTCAAGCGCCAATTCGGTTATACCAAAGTGCGCTACCGGGGACTTTTCAAGAACGCGCAGCAACTCTACTTGCTGTTTGCCCTCGGTAATCTTTACCACATCCGGCAGGCGTTGATGCCGGCCTAG
- a CDS encoding pre-peptidase C-terminal domain-containing protein, whose translation MDYRNGITKPRIDVAGALGVGGAPSLGTPTALPSTNLTASAFTANWTPVNGADGYRLDVSPNSGFTSYVAGYQNLDVGNATSRAVGGLSASAAYYYRVRAYGAAGTSGNSNTVSATTAAAAGPQPLSNGQVVGGLSGTAGSESHFFIDVPSGASTLRVRMSGGTGDADLYLRRNDPPATSAYDCRPYLPPGPDEECLVASPRAGRYYIMLQGYTAYSGVTLTASYVAETSIAVPPAPTANVAGNLSANGFTANWSAAATADGYRLDVARDSGFWTWEPIPAAR comes from the coding sequence ATGGATTATCGTAATGGAATCACCAAACCCCGCATCGACGTGGCGGGAGCCCTGGGGGTGGGCGGCGCTCCGAGCTTGGGTACTCCCACCGCATTGCCGTCCACCAACCTGACGGCCTCTGCTTTCACGGCTAACTGGACGCCGGTGAATGGCGCCGACGGCTATCGTTTGGACGTATCCCCGAATAGCGGCTTCACCAGCTACGTCGCCGGGTATCAGAACCTGGATGTAGGCAACGCCACCAGCCGCGCCGTCGGCGGCCTGAGCGCGAGCGCGGCCTACTACTACCGGGTGCGCGCCTACGGGGCCGCCGGAACCAGTGGAAACTCGAACACGGTCTCCGCGACTACCGCAGCCGCTGCCGGTCCTCAACCTTTGAGCAACGGCCAGGTGGTCGGCGGACTCTCCGGAACCGCCGGCTCGGAAAGCCATTTTTTCATCGATGTGCCCAGCGGCGCGAGCACCTTGCGGGTGCGGATGTCAGGCGGCACCGGGGACGCGGACCTCTACCTTCGGCGCAACGACCCGCCCGCCACCAGCGCCTACGACTGCCGCCCCTACCTGCCCCCCGGCCCCGATGAAGAATGCCTGGTCGCCAGCCCCCGGGCCGGCCGTTACTACATCATGCTGCAGGGCTACACGGCCTATTCCGGTGTCACCCTGACCGCCAGCTATGTCGCCGAAACCTCCATCGCCGTGCCCCCCGCGCCGACGGCTAATGTCGCCGGCAATCTCTCCGCCAACGGCTTTACCGCCAATTGGAGCGCGGCTGCCACAGCCGACGGCTACCGCTTGGATGTGGCCAGGGATAGCGGCTTTTGGACGTGGGAACCAATACCAGCCGCTCGGTGA
- a CDS encoding pre-peptidase C-terminal domain-containing protein produces MGTNTSRSVSGLTAGTTYYYRVRAYNANGNSGNSNIVTVTTSSSTAQGLANGQVVTGLSGAAGSERRYYIDVPAGATRLTVTLSGGAGDADLYLRFDSPPARSAYGCGSEKADSNEECLVSNPSEGRHYILVYGYRDYSGISIKAEYLESTPGAPEPLNNGELRSNLNGTAGSERHFYIDVPAGATGLKIEMAGGTGDADLYVRFSSAPTLAEFDCRPYVLGNDEECEGTNPPTGRYYIMVRGDSAYAGVSLKAEYRGVVLPPGPEPLSNGELRSNLDGTAGSERHFYIDVPAGATGLKIEMAGGTGDADLYFRLGSAPTLTEFDCRPFKFGNNEVCEGTNPAAGRYYIMVRGDSAYAGVSLKAEYRGVAPPPGSEPLNNGELRGNLDGAAGSERHFYIDVPAGATGLKIEMADGTGDADLYVRFGSAPTLTEFDCRPYVLGNDEECEGTNPAAGRYYILVHGYESYSGLALWAEHTSTPPVTTYPLTVGKTGNGIGTVTSTPAGIACGTDCEENYSAGSTVILMADPAAGSTFAGWGGACSGTSTCSLTMTAAKAVVATFNLAPATQADLVVSQSDNPDPATVDSDLVYTVTINNLGTSIATGLVLTDTVPTGVAGVRCTNCGTCTFSNSVLNCPLQDLAAGASHTWRLTVTPKSAGSLTNQVNIASATPDPNMANNAASEMTTVNPKRVPGSVDHDFAVTEIKAPAKIKLKPFAAVAKTVKVTLQNRSRHIETITGAAMLAELVDLHVDSLGECLSPQVELITAPLLKRLPIRLRPKQKLTVGYKVTFDCTNDPIATTKKNPGHDDYRYSARVDHHAIDGNPDAHPDDDVCPRSVAAPYFDNFPNDSIKEKGCGRKLGKGLLGGEIITDLRVPIR; encoded by the coding sequence GTGGGAACCAATACCAGCCGCTCGGTGAGCGGGCTGACGGCGGGCACGACCTATTATTACCGGGTGCGGGCCTACAACGCCAACGGCAACAGCGGAAATTCCAACATCGTCACTGTGACGACCTCCTCATCCACCGCGCAGGGCTTGGCAAACGGCCAGGTGGTGACCGGTCTGTCGGGGGCCGCCGGTTCTGAGCGGCGCTATTACATCGATGTTCCGGCCGGGGCGACACGGCTGACCGTCACTCTTTCGGGAGGAGCGGGAGACGCGGATCTGTACTTGCGCTTTGACAGTCCACCGGCCAGGAGCGCCTACGGTTGCGGTTCCGAGAAGGCAGACAGCAACGAGGAATGCCTGGTGAGCAACCCTTCGGAGGGCCGCCATTACATCCTGGTGTATGGTTACAGGGATTATTCGGGCATCTCCATCAAGGCCGAGTACCTGGAATCGACGCCGGGTGCCCCCGAACCGTTGAACAACGGCGAGTTGCGGAGCAATCTCAATGGAACGGCGGGTTCCGAACGGCATTTCTATATTGATGTGCCAGCCGGGGCGACCGGTTTGAAGATTGAGATGGCGGGCGGCACGGGCGACGCGGACCTGTACGTTCGCTTTAGCTCCGCGCCCACCCTGGCCGAGTTCGATTGCCGTCCATACGTGCTCGGCAACGATGAGGAGTGCGAGGGGACTAATCCTCCGACGGGCCGCTATTACATCATGGTGCGCGGCGACAGTGCCTACGCCGGCGTCTCTCTCAAGGCCGAATACCGGGGCGTCGTACTACCGCCGGGTCCCGAGCCCTTGAGCAACGGCGAGCTGCGGAGCAATCTCGACGGAACGGCGGGTTCCGAACGGCATTTCTATATCGATGTGCCGGCCGGGGCGACCGGTTTGAAGATTGAGATGGCGGGCGGCACGGGCGACGCGGACTTGTACTTTCGCCTCGGCTCCGCTCCCACCTTGACCGAGTTCGACTGCCGTCCATTCAAATTCGGCAACAACGAGGTGTGCGAGGGGACCAATCCTGCGGCGGGCCGCTACTATATCATGGTGCGCGGCGACAGTGCCTACGCCGGCGTCTCTCTCAAGGCCGAATACCGGGGCGTCGCACCACCGCCGGGTTCCGAGCCCTTGAACAACGGCGAGCTGCGGGGTAATCTCGACGGAGCGGCGGGTTCCGAACGGCATTTCTATATCGATGTGCCGGCCGGGGCGACCGGTTTGAAGATTGAGATGGCGGACGGCACGGGCGACGCGGATTTGTACGTTCGCTTCGGCTCCGCGCCCACCCTGACCGAGTTCGATTGCCGTCCATACGTGCTCGGCAACGACGAAGAGTGCGAGGGGACTAATCCTGCGGCGGGCCGCTACTACATCCTGGTGCACGGTTACGAGAGCTATTCCGGACTCGCACTGTGGGCCGAGCACACGAGCACTCCGCCAGTCACAACCTATCCCCTCACTGTCGGAAAGACCGGCAACGGCATCGGCACGGTGACCAGTACCCCGGCAGGGATCGCCTGCGGGACCGACTGCGAGGAAAATTATAGCGCCGGTTCCACCGTGATCCTGATGGCCGATCCGGCCGCCGGTAGCACCTTCGCCGGCTGGGGTGGCGCCTGTTCGGGGACCTCTACCTGCAGCTTGACGATGACCGCTGCCAAGGCTGTGGTTGCCACCTTCAATCTGGCGCCGGCCACGCAGGCAGACTTGGTAGTCAGCCAAAGCGACAACCCCGACCCGGCGACGGTCGACAGCGACCTGGTCTACACGGTGACCATAAATAATCTCGGCACCTCGATCGCGACCGGTTTGGTGCTGACCGATACCGTGCCAACCGGCGTGGCGGGCGTGCGCTGCACGAATTGCGGCACCTGTACATTCAGCAATTCGGTGTTGAACTGCCCGCTGCAAGATTTGGCCGCCGGCGCAAGCCATACTTGGCGCTTGACCGTGACGCCAAAGTCGGCGGGTTCGCTGACCAACCAAGTCAACATCGCCAGCGCGACGCCGGACCCGAACATGGCGAACAACGCGGCGAGCGAAATGACTACGGTCAATCCAAAGCGTGTGCCCGGCAGCGTGGATCATGACTTTGCCGTGACCGAAATCAAGGCGCCGGCAAAAATCAAACTGAAACCGTTCGCAGCCGTCGCGAAGACGGTCAAGGTGACGTTGCAAAACCGCAGTCGCCACATCGAAACAATCACCGGTGCGGCAATGCTAGCGGAATTGGTCGATCTGCACGTGGATTCGCTGGGCGAGTGTCTATCTCCTCAGGTCGAATTGATCACGGCCCCGCTGCTGAAGCGCCTGCCGATACGCTTGCGGCCGAAACAGAAATTGACGGTCGGGTATAAAGTTACCTTCGATTGTACGAACGATCCCATCGCTACCACGAAAAAGAATCCGGGCCATGACGATTACCGCTATTCGGCGCGGGTCGATCACCACGCGATCGACGGTAACCCGGATGCGCACCCCGACGACGATGTCTGTCCGCGCAGCGTGGCCGCGCCTTACTTCGACAATTTTCCCAACGATTCGATTAAAGAGAAAGGATGCGGCCGCAAGCTTGGCAAAGGGTTGTTGGGCGGTGAGATTATCACGGACTTGCGCGTCCCGATTAGATAA
- a CDS encoding CvfB family protein, with the protein MINIGKTNSLKVVKIQGPNIYLGLPGSPMVLLADKKPSKACQVGDSVPAFVYIDGEGHLAATLQKPLAEVGDIAWLKVAAVNYYGAFLDWGIPKDLLVPFSEQIAEMKPGRSYLVKLYEDVKGRIAATTKLDRFLSDEGPEFKAGQQVALLIADPTELGVKAIVDNTHWGMLYQNELFRPLRKGQKLTGYIKKVRDDHKLDLTLNEPGYGKIDPLADRILAELDKHGGVLELGDKSPPEAIYAAFGTSKKAFKQAIGALYKQQLIVIEDHTVRRTGQPAGRDSV; encoded by the coding sequence ATGATCAACATCGGCAAAACCAACTCACTCAAGGTCGTCAAAATTCAAGGCCCGAACATTTACCTCGGCCTGCCCGGCTCGCCGATGGTGCTGCTGGCGGACAAAAAGCCGTCCAAGGCCTGTCAGGTCGGCGACAGCGTTCCCGCTTTCGTGTATATCGACGGCGAAGGCCATCTGGCGGCGACCCTGCAAAAACCTTTGGCCGAAGTCGGCGACATCGCCTGGCTGAAAGTCGCCGCGGTCAATTATTACGGCGCGTTTCTGGACTGGGGCATCCCGAAGGACCTCCTGGTGCCGTTCAGCGAACAGATCGCCGAAATGAAGCCCGGCCGGTCTTATCTGGTCAAACTGTACGAAGACGTCAAAGGGCGGATTGCCGCAACGACCAAACTCGACCGTTTTCTATCGGATGAAGGACCGGAGTTCAAAGCCGGCCAGCAAGTCGCCCTGCTGATCGCGGACCCTACCGAACTGGGCGTCAAAGCGATCGTGGACAACACCCACTGGGGCATGCTGTATCAAAACGAGCTCTTCCGCCCGCTCCGCAAGGGCCAGAAGCTGACCGGCTACATCAAAAAAGTCCGCGACGACCACAAGCTCGACCTGACTCTGAACGAACCCGGCTACGGCAAGATCGATCCCTTGGCCGACCGGATCCTGGCAGAACTGGACAAACACGGCGGCGTCCTGGAACTTGGCGACAAAAGCCCGCCGGAAGCGATTTACGCGGCCTTCGGCACCAGCAAAAAAGCCTTCAAACAGGCGATCGGCGCGCTTTATAAACAGCAGCTGATCGTGATCGAAGACCATACGGTCCGGCGAACCGGACAACCGGCGGGCAGGGATTCAGTTTGA